The genomic window CCGCGAGCGCGGCCCGCACCTCGGCGACGGTCTCGAACTGCGCGAGCACCCACGGGATGAACTCGAACGACCCGACGTTCGTCTTCGCCGGGTCCTCCTGCTTGTAGTCGGCGTTCCCCGGGAAGTTGAGCCCCGCCATGCTGAGGCCCTTCTCGTTCGTCGCGTCGTAGTACAGCGGGTAGCCGTCGGCGATGTTCGCCATGCCGATGATGGCGTGGTGCGTCGCGAGCGTCGGCACCTTGCGGAACTCGAACGGGAAGTTCCGCGGGGTGATCGTGACCGTCTCGTGGTACGAGAATTCGAGGTCGAGATTACGCCCGAAGTAGTGGTCTTTCGTCGTGTAGTTCGCGCCTGTGCACATGTGACGACCTCCGATGTCGCGGTGTCCGGCTGGTCCGGTAGCGCAACATTAGGCGGGCTCCAGGCCGCTCCGCTACGGGTCGCGTCGCGCGCTAGGAGGACTGCGCGGCTTCGGCCTCGCCGCGGCGGTTGATCCGCACCTCACCGGTGCGCGGGCGGGCGATCTGCCCGGTGCGCGGACCGCGCGCGGCGTTGTCGTCGCCGTTCTCGAGCGGTTCGGCCCGCTCCACGAACACGGTCGCGAGCCCTCGTCCCCGCCCGCGCGAGGCGCCGCCGGTGAGCACGAGCCCCTGCGCCTCGGCGGTCGCGCCGGGCATCGGCACGCGGCCGAGGGCCTTGCCCAGCAGACCGCCGATCGAGTCCACCTCGTCGTCTTCGAGCTCGATGCCGAACAGCTCGCCCACCTCGTCCAGGCCCAGGCGCGCGCTGACGCGGAAGTGGCCGTCGCCCAGGTCCACCACCTCGGCGACGCGCGCGTCGTACTCGTCGGCGATCTCGCCGACGAGCTCCTCGATGAGGTCCTCGAGGGTCACCAAGCCGGACACCCCGCCATACTCGTCCACGACGAGGCACACGTGCACCGCGTCGCGTTTCATCTGCTGCAGCAGCGTCTCGGCCTTCATCGACTCCGGCACGAAGACCGCCTTGCGGGCGATGCGGCTGACGGGGGCGTTGCGCCAGGCGCTCTCGTCGCGGAAGGCGAACTGCACCAGGTCCTTCAGATACAGCACCCCGACGACGTCGTCGGCGTCGTCGTCGACCACCGGGAGGCGTGAGACACCCCGGTCGAGGAAGAGCTTCATCGCCTCGTGGGTGGTGGCTGCGGCATCGACCGAGACCATGTCGGTGCGGGGCACCATCACGGCGCGCACGAACGTGTCGGTGAAGTCGAACACCGAGTGG from Microbacterium sp. zg-Y625 includes these protein-coding regions:
- a CDS encoding hemolysin family protein, translated to MTELLLLLAAVLLVALGGLMAALDAALAVTGRAGLTELAATARSRAALTKIADDPEAHGNAVVFIRILAETTAAVLVTVAFMLAFDNIWWAMLAAALLMTVVSFVLVGASPRSAGRQHAAGLLRTAAPIVRGARIVLGPLAHLLVILGNRFTPGVSRNATFASEEQLLSMVDEAASQDLIEEDDRELIHSVFDFTDTFVRAVMVPRTDMVSVDAAATTHEAMKLFLDRGVSRLPVVDDDADDVVGVLYLKDLVQFAFRDESAWRNAPVSRIARKAVFVPESMKAETLLQQMKRDAVHVCLVVDEYGGVSGLVTLEDLIEELVGEIADEYDARVAEVVDLGDGHFRVSARLGLDEVGELFGIELEDDEVDSIGGLLGKALGRVPMPGATAEAQGLVLTGGASRGRGRGLATVFVERAEPLENGDDNAARGPRTGQIARPRTGEVRINRRGEAEAAQSS